A stretch of the Lolium perenne isolate Kyuss_39 chromosome 3, Kyuss_2.0, whole genome shotgun sequence genome encodes the following:
- the LOC127321428 gene encoding RING-H2 finger protein ATL39-like, with translation MNAPTSWLFTDTSRYSTRSRLLFIGLSFAIGIATFLLYLAVWYACRSRRNQLQNAERADDLEAGAASPEPECRGMTDTAIAALPTFKYEVPAVVPGAVADDDAQEAPTAADCAVCLGQVEAGETVRRLPKCAHLFHAECVDAWLRAHCTCPMCRAPVGPPSAAASKKDGTPPAEAPAAATATAVALPPV, from the coding sequence ATGAACGCGCCGACGTCGTGGCTGTTCACGGATACGTCCAGGTACAGCACCCGCTCCAGGCTGCTCTTCATCGGCCTCTCCTTCGCCATCGGCATCGCCACCTTCCTCCTCTACCTCGCCGTCTGGTACGCCTGCCGCAGCCGCCGCAACCAGCTCCAGAACGCCGAGCGAGCGGACGATCTGGAGGCCGGCGCCGCGTCGCCGGAGCCCGAGTGCCGCGGCATGACCGACACCGCCATCGCCGCTCTCCCCACGTTCAAGTACGAGGTCCCCGCCGTCGTCCCAGGGGCAGTTGCCGACGACGACGCGCAGGAGGCGCCGACGGCGGCGGACTGCGCGGTGTGCCTGGGCCAGGTGGAGGCCGGCGAGACGGTGCGGCGGCTCCCCAAGTGCGCGCATTTGTTCCACGCCGAGTGCGTCGACGCCTGGCTGCGCGCGCACTGCACTTGCCCCATGTGCCGCGCCCCCGTCGGCCCGCCTTCCGCTGCCGCCTCCAAGAAGGACGGCACCCCGCCGGCGGAAGCgccagcggcggcgacggcgacggcggtggcGCTGCCACCTGTCTAG